The DNA sequence TGGAAGAACTCGCTGGACAATGACAGCCAGAAGAGTACGCCAATTCGGGCCGACGCGGATCGAGGAATATCCCTATAATCGGCCTGCAACTTTCACGGCGCATTCGGCCCGCAAGGCCGCCACTGCGTCGATATAAAAATTCTTCCGCCAAAAGTTCGAGGAGCATCAATCATGCGGCTATTACTTCTGCTGCCTTTCATCGGCCTGCTCTGGGTCCCGTTCTACAACGCCGAATTGCCCAGCCTGTTCGGTTTCCCCTTCTTCTACTGGTACCAGTTCGCTTGGGTGCCGCTGACTTCGCTGATTGTCTGGCTGGTCTATCGTGATGGCCTCAAGAAGGGAGTCCAATGATGGACGCGTCCAACATCCACTGGACCGCACTGTGGGTCTTCCTGTTCTTCTTCGTCCTGGTCACCGTGCTGGGTTTCATGGCCTCCAAATGGATGGCCGGCCCCAGCAACAAGGGCGCCCATCTCGATGAGTGGGGCCTGGGAGGCCGCAATTTCGGTACCTGGATCACCTGGTTCCTGGTGGGCGGCGACTTCTATACCGCCTACACCGTCATCGCCGTGCCGGCGCTGGTGTATGCGGTCGGGGCCTATGGCTTCTTCGCCCTGCCCTATACCATCCTGGTCTATCCCATCGTGTTCGTGATCATGCCCAAGCTGTGGCACGCCGCGCACAAGGCTGGTCACGTCACCGCCGCTGATGTGGTGTGGGGGCGCTATCAATCGCGTCCGCTGGAGTTTGCCGTCGCCCTGACCGGGGTCGTGGCCACCATGCCCTACATCGCCTTGCAACTGATCGGCATGGAAGTGGTGATCAAGGCGCTGGGCATGAGCGGTGAACTGCCGTTGCTGGCCGCGTTCGTGATCCTGGCGCTCTATACCTACTCGGCCGGCCTGCGGGCACCGGCGCTGATCGCCTTCGTCAAGGACATCATGATCTACATCGTGGTGCTGGTGGCGGTGGTGGTGGTGCCGGCCAAGCTGGGTGGCTATGGGGCGGTGTTCAATTCAGCCCGTGACGCCTTTGCGCTCAAGGGTGGCGCCACCGGCCTGACCTTGAAGCCCACCCAGTTCCTGCCCTTCGCCACGCTGGCGCTGGGTTCGGCACTGGCGGCCTTCATGTATCCGCACACCCTGACCGGCATCTTTGCCGCCAAGGACGCCAACACCATCCGCAAGAACGCGGTGTTCCTGCCGGCCTACACGGTCCTGCTGGGCTTGATCGCGCTGCTGGGCTACATGGCCTACGCGGCTGGCATCAAGGTGCAGGCCAACAATGATGTGGTGCCGGCGCTGTTCAATACGCTGTTCCCGGGCTGGTTTGCCGGCTTCGCGTTTGCGGCCATTGCCATCGGTGCGCTGGTGCCGGCGGCGGTGATGTCCATTGGTGCCTCCAACCTCTTCACCCGCAACTTCTGGAAGCCTTACGTCAGTCCTGGCATCAGCCACGAGGGCGAAGCCAAGGTGGCCAAGGTAGTATCGCTGGTGGTCAAGTTCGGAGCGCTGATCTTCATCCTGTTCCTGCCCACCAAGTTCGCGCTGGACCTGCAACTGCTGGGCGGGGTATGGATCCTGCAGACCTTCCCGGCGCTGGTGTTCGGTCTGTTCGTGGGCTGGTTCGGTGCACGGGCGCTGCTGTGCGGCTGGGCGGTAGGTATTGTCGGCGGTAGCTGGCTGGCCTTTATCGATGGTATCAAGCCGGTGCACAGCTTCATCGTCGGCGACCAGACCTATACCCTCTACACCGGCCTGATCGCACTGGCCCTCAATGTGGTGGTGGCAGTGCTGGCCAACCTGGTGCTGGGCAAGGGGTCGCAACCAGCACTGAAGCGTTGATGGCTTGAACCCATGTACCTTGCCCGATCGCCGTTCTGGTCTGGCGTTATCCGGAAAGTTGCAACGACCGGCAGACAACGACGAGGGGCAAGGTCATGCGGACATGCGGACATGCTGTGGCGTGACCGCCACACGAACCGATCCTTCATTCGGTTGACGAACGATGTCCTCTGACATGCTCCTTTTCCAAGGAGCATTTTTTTCGGCATTACTCGGTGCATCCATGAGCACCAGCCCCTTCGCGGTGCTTGCATACGCACCGTGACAGGGCAATTTCAGGCAGTCTCTGGTGCAAGGCCAGTCAGTGTCGCCACGTATGGCGGCATTGCGCCGTTTATCTGAATACATCCATTAATCCACACTGGCTAATCAAAGCCCCGCTTTTGAACTAGAGTGCCTCCTTTGTCCGATCCGGGGCAGACACTCACAATCACAATAATCCGACGGAGTATTTCATGGATTTCAGGCGGCTCAAGGTTTCTTCACGACTCATGCTGGGCTTTGGCAGCGTGCTCTTGTTGCTGTTGATTATCATCTCAATGGCCTTGCTGAAGATGGACCAGATCGATCAGCAGTTGAGCAGTATTACCGACGTCAACAATGCCGAGGTGCAACAACTCTCCATCATGCGTGCAGCCGTCTTTGAACAGTCGCTGGCATCGCGCGGCATCCTGATGAGCACCACGAGTGAAGAGCTGAAACAATACGCCGACCTGCTGCCGCAACAGATTTCCATCTACAGCGAAGCAGAAAAAACCCTGGCCAAGATGTTTGCCGAGGCGCCTGATACTACCGATACCGAGAAAAAAGCCATCATCCTCATCCAGCAACAATCGGCCGAGGTATTGCCTCGGCTACAGCAGTTGATCAAGGCAGTCCGGGATAACGACAGCGACGCCATCAAGGCCGTCCTGGCTGCTAGCCCCCTGAGCCGGCTGCAGGCGCAACGTCGCGCGACGCTGGCCGAACTCGCACGCTTCGAAGACAAACTCAACGGCGAGGCCAGGGACGACGCCAAGGCGCTCTACAAGACGGCGCGCCGATTGATCGTCACATTGGGGGTGCTGGCCTTGCTGCTGGGCATGGTCAGCGCCATCCTCATCATCAGGAGCGTGGTGAAGCAACTCGGCGGTGAACCCGCCGACGCGGCCGAACTGGCGTCCCTGATCGCCAAGGGCGACCTGCGTCGGGAAGTCAACGTCGCCAGCGCCGATCCGGCCAGCCTGATGATGTCGATGAAAAGCATGAACACAGCGCTGCGAGACATCGTGCGCGAGGTGCGCGCAGGAACCGATGCCATCACCACCGCCAGCACCGAGATTGCCGCCGGCAACCTGGACCTATCTTCCCGTACCGAGGAACAAGCCAGTTCCCTGGAGCAAACCGCCTCGGCCATGGAACAACTGGTGGCCACCGTCAAGAACAATGCCGATAGCGCCGGCCAGGCCAATCAGCTGGCCGAGCAAGCCTCTGCGGTGGCCTCCGAAAGCGGCCAGCTGGTGCAGGAAGTGGTGAGCACCATGGCGGCCATCGATGCCTCCTCGAAGAAAATCGTCGACATCATCAGCGTGATCGATGGCATTTCCTTCCAGACCAATATCCTGGCGCTCAATGCGGCCGTGGAAGCCGCACGTGCCGGTGAACAGGGACGCGGTTTTGCCGTGGTGGCCTCGGAAGTGCGCAGCCTGGCCCAGCGCAGTTCTACCGCCGCGCGGGAAATCAAGGCGCTCATCGACGACTCGGTGGACAAGGTTGCCACTGGCAGCGCTCTGGTCAATCAGGCTGGCCAGACCATGCACGAGGTCGTCACCAGCGTGGAGCGCGTGGTCTCGGTGATCGGTGCCATCAGTGCAGCCAGCAGCGAGCAGAGCAAGGGCATTGATGAAATCAACCATGCCATCGCCCAGATGGATCAGGTCACGCAGCAGAATGCGGCCTTGGTGGAACAGGCTGCGGCGGCTTCGCAATCCCTGCAGGCACAGGCGCGCAAGCTCAGTGGCGTAGTGGAAGTGTTCGTGGTGGCATAAATCTTGGGGTAATCCCTCTGCTGGTCGGGAGCAGGGGCAATGGCGTTCGTTTCTTCAATGCATGAGATTGACCCATCTTGCGAGAATCGGAATACCTTGCGCTCCCGGGGTCGGCACTGGCTTGCTCTTTGCTTATCTGTCTTGAGTAATCCCGCACCTCGCCTGCCCTCACCCGACTATGAATAAGAATAAACAGAGCCAGCATTTCCTGCGCCATATGCCCGCCATCGTCGACTGCGAACGCGCGTTGCGGGAACTCAGTGGGGCATGGCGCCTGATCGAGTCCACCACCAAGATGGTATGTCCAGCAGAAGCCAAGAGCATCTTGCCGACCATCAAGATCACGCGGGAAGGTTTCAACCAACTGGAAAAGCGGCTCATTGCCAACCTGGTTGAGCAGAACATCAGCAAGGTGGTACAGGAGTTCGACTTCAAGGCCAGGGTCATCATCGACATCGTGGTGCGCAATCTCTTCGAGCGCACTGCCGATGTCGGCTTCCTGGCCATGGATGACGCCATCCGCAGCTTCATCCTGGAGGGACCGGAGGCGGACTCGCGCGAGATCGTCGAGCGCTTGCAGGCCTATCGACAGAAATACACCGTCTACGATGAAATCTTCATACTCGATACA is a window from the Herbaspirillum rubrisubalbicans genome containing:
- the mctP gene encoding monocarboxylate uptake permease MctP, which gives rise to MDASNIHWTALWVFLFFFVLVTVLGFMASKWMAGPSNKGAHLDEWGLGGRNFGTWITWFLVGGDFYTAYTVIAVPALVYAVGAYGFFALPYTILVYPIVFVIMPKLWHAAHKAGHVTAADVVWGRYQSRPLEFAVALTGVVATMPYIALQLIGMEVVIKALGMSGELPLLAAFVILALYTYSAGLRAPALIAFVKDIMIYIVVLVAVVVVPAKLGGYGAVFNSARDAFALKGGATGLTLKPTQFLPFATLALGSALAAFMYPHTLTGIFAAKDANTIRKNAVFLPAYTVLLGLIALLGYMAYAAGIKVQANNDVVPALFNTLFPGWFAGFAFAAIAIGALVPAAVMSIGASNLFTRNFWKPYVSPGISHEGEAKVAKVVSLVVKFGALIFILFLPTKFALDLQLLGGVWILQTFPALVFGLFVGWFGARALLCGWAVGIVGGSWLAFIDGIKPVHSFIVGDQTYTLYTGLIALALNVVVAVLANLVLGKGSQPALKR
- a CDS encoding DUF3311 domain-containing protein gives rise to the protein MRLLLLLPFIGLLWVPFYNAELPSLFGFPFFYWYQFAWVPLTSLIVWLVYRDGLKKGVQ
- a CDS encoding methyl-accepting chemotaxis protein — protein: MDFRRLKVSSRLMLGFGSVLLLLLIIISMALLKMDQIDQQLSSITDVNNAEVQQLSIMRAAVFEQSLASRGILMSTTSEELKQYADLLPQQISIYSEAEKTLAKMFAEAPDTTDTEKKAIILIQQQSAEVLPRLQQLIKAVRDNDSDAIKAVLAASPLSRLQAQRRATLAELARFEDKLNGEARDDAKALYKTARRLIVTLGVLALLLGMVSAILIIRSVVKQLGGEPADAAELASLIAKGDLRREVNVASADPASLMMSMKSMNTALRDIVREVRAGTDAITTASTEIAAGNLDLSSRTEEQASSLEQTASAMEQLVATVKNNADSAGQANQLAEQASAVASESGQLVQEVVSTMAAIDASSKKIVDIISVIDGISFQTNILALNAAVEAARAGEQGRGFAVVASEVRSLAQRSSTAAREIKALIDDSVDKVATGSALVNQAGQTMHEVVTSVERVVSVIGAISAASSEQSKGIDEINHAIAQMDQVTQQNAALVEQAAAASQSLQAQARKLSGVVEVFVVA